AAGGTTAAAAAAGAAAATCCTGAGTACTTAGGTATTCCAGGGTAATCGTCTAATTTCGATTAAACTAGATTGAAATGAAGTGATCATGTTGAAGAAAAGCATATTTATTATGTTTGTTTTAATTTTTGCATGTATATTGTTTTCAGGTTGTAATCAAAAAGATCCAGACAAAGTCGTGCTAGTCCCATATGAGGTTGTTCTAAATGAAACATCAAAGATTGAACAGCCAATAGCTATTCCTGAGGAAGAACAAGTCAACTTAAATGTGTTCAAAAATGTGAGTATGTTTAATGAGTGGTGGCAGTCAAACGAGTTAACGGACTCCCCTTTAGAAATAGAAGGGAGTGAACATATAGTTTTTGTTTTTGAGATCTATGAATCTGAGTTCTGTGACGTGCATCTCAATTCTATGGACCTAGGGGCTGATCGTAAAAGTATATTTATCACTCTGCAGGAAAAGATAACTGATGATTATAACTGCCCGACTGTATTCGATAAACAAAAGACGCTGGTAGTCAGTGTAGAACGCGGTGACATAACTGATGTTACCCAATTTGTTGTAAGAACCAGAAAAACACATACGTTTACTCAAGACATACAGTCCTGATATACAGGAAGAGTTAGCTTATTTGTCTAAAAAGATTGCTACTCAACAATGTCCAACCTCATCAGAAAGTTTAATATTGGAAGCCCCTTAGAGGGCTTCTTTTTAATAACAATATTTCCACTAATGATACTACTGCATAACAAAAGTGACTCTAATCCGACCTGTTATGCTCTTCACATGCTTCCTAAATTATTGGTTTAGATGTTGAGCTTGAGGGGAAAAACGATTATTAAGAAGAACAAACGAAAAACGAAAACCAAAAAGAAGAGACAAGAAAACACCAAAGTAACACTAAAGCGAACAAACAAGGTAGATCATACTTAAAGTATAGAAGTTCTGCTTAAATTGCATATAACAATAAAATAGGATGCTCTCTATAGGAGTGGAAGTGATCTGACTGAACTTCTAATGGAGCATAAGGAGGCACGATCAGTATGTTAAAGTGGGCATTGATTTTTCTGGTTGTAGGAGCTATTTTTTACTTACTTGGATTGAGGTCAATAGCGGGTATTACAATTGGTATCGCAAGAGTTTTGTTTACTATATTTGTTATCATATTCTTAGTTATGTTAGTGATTGGTTTAATAAATGGCACGCTCTTTTAGCTGATATGGCTTTTAATAAAAAATCATGATAGGATGATGATAAAAGCTTGTATCAAATAGGTTGAATTTAAAAGTGGTTGGTTCTCAACTACTTTTTATTTTTTCAAACACGTTTTAGGTGGTGCTATTAGGCATGGTAATGGTATTGATTATTTTGAGTATTAATATCGTATATGTATCGTTTTTTACAATCCGAATGATTTTGACTTTGAAGGGTCAAAAATATTTGGCAGCATCCCTAAGTTCAATCGAGGTATTGATTTATGTAATTGGTTTAGGGCTTGTTTTAGATAATCTGAATGAGATCCAAAACCTTATTGCTTATGCAGTAGGCTATGCAATAGGAGTTCTTGTAGGGACTAAAATCGAGGAAATGCTTGCCCTTGGCTATGTGACTGTAAAAGTAATAACAAATCGCTTTGACCAGCCCTTTTCTCAATTTTTAAGGGATCAGGGGTATGGTGTTACAACGTGGATGGGAGAAGGAAGAGATGGGAAGCGTTTGATGATGGAGATCCTTACTCGTCGTAAGGCCCAAGAAGAGTTATACAATCTTATTGTGGCGTATGATCCAAAGGCATTTATCATTTCTCACGAGCCTAGACATTTTCATGGAGGGTTCTGGGTTAAAGGTCTAAAAAAACATGCTCAGGAGCAGGGTGAGGAGTATACGATTGTTAATGAAGAAAATCTACCTGGTGTCACCGAAGAAAGCGTACAGGAGGTTTTAGAGCAGTCTGAAGAGCTCTCAGAGCTAGTTGATCAGAATCCCGCAGAAAATCAAAATCAGAAACAAGATATAAAAATTAACTATAACGATAAGCCGAAAAGTGAGAAAGATTAAGCTTGTAAACTTAAGATTTAAGAGATGCTACATATGGACTTAGTAGATAAGAATTCTCTACTATCATGCCAAAATATGAAGTGGAATTTTTACCAGTATATATTGATGATTAATAACAAATGCTTGTAAGGAAAGTTAATTCTTTAACTCTAAAGGAGGAAACTTTCATGGCCAAGAAGTCGAGACAACAACTTCCTATTGCCAAGAACGAAAGTGTTGAATTCTCAATGGAGTATGCTGATCGTGAAGACCTGAAGGCATTACAGCGTGCTAAAAAGGCAGATAAACGTCAGGAAAAGGATTAACTCTCGGGCACCGTGTAAAGCGGTGCCCTTAT
This window of the Bacillus horti genome carries:
- a CDS encoding DUF1328 domain-containing protein; the encoded protein is MLKWALIFLVVGAIFYLLGLRSIAGITIGIARVLFTIFVIIFLVMLVIGLINGTLF
- a CDS encoding YfhD family protein, with product MAKKSRQQLPIAKNESVEFSMEYADREDLKALQRAKKADKRQEKD